In Candidatus Delongbacteria bacterium, one genomic interval encodes:
- a CDS encoding S9 family peptidase, which yields MLDSSMHRMSTGFLHLALLILLASGTRGIARADTGFRTPSPELVAIADMPRSSQVRISPDGTHFLLLERSSAEALAELDRPERPLAGLRLDPGRSGPSRFTAYVGFRLVELATGDTLHCDTLPEGLILGYSAWAPDGSRVALGVVGSEGWRLWILECDTGKLVSLQEPRLNACFGTPFHWMPDSRGLAMRTVIPGSDSVPPPLPLAPRVEENTGQKAPARTWQDLLETAEDDALFSRLCRSRVALLEWDDTGRSSLRELRELEGVFTDLTPSPDGRMLLVEELREPWSRLLPWYRFPTRISVHDLQGKLLYTVVDRPLADRIPITRGSCVTGPRDVSWRADSDASLVWFETLDGGDPGQAATPRDQAFMQAAPFKDSPVLLHTSELRLSSIQWAHDDLALVWSWWWPTRTLRCERIAPAKPDTRAALVSERNWQDRYSDPGRPISRIDSRGQSVLQLDASGDSLYYTGSGASAEGEHPFLDAVAIADGGSRRLFQSAPGGYDSVVDYEPDTGRLLLSREDRRTPSNLWTRDLITGAEHQLTRAPNPHPWLNEASSEVIHYTRADGVALHGTLWLPPGWTPDQGPLPTLLWAYPGEFRSADAAGQVSGSGDRFERLSWASAVIWLLKGYAVLDDPAMPIIGEDDESPNDTFVSQLVADAQAAVDALVARGVCDPARVAVGGHSYGAFMTANLLAHSRIFAAGLARSGAYNRTLTPFGFQSEDRNFWEAPEVYMAMSPLAHADTILDPLLLVHGERDSNPGTHLLQSERMFEAIKGLGGTARLCVLPWESHSYRARENILHLLWETETWLDRHVTRAPEPVEDTSGK from the coding sequence ATGCTCGACTCATCCATGCATCGCATGTCCACAGGATTCCTGCATCTCGCCTTGCTGATCCTGCTGGCATCGGGAACACGCGGAATCGCGCGGGCCGACACGGGCTTCCGGACACCGTCGCCGGAACTGGTCGCGATTGCCGACATGCCCCGCAGCAGCCAGGTCCGCATCTCGCCCGACGGGACGCATTTCCTGCTGCTCGAGCGTTCCTCGGCCGAAGCGCTGGCCGAACTGGACCGGCCCGAACGGCCGCTGGCCGGTCTGCGTCTGGATCCGGGACGCAGTGGCCCCAGCCGTTTCACGGCCTATGTGGGATTCCGTCTGGTGGAGCTGGCCACCGGCGACACATTGCACTGCGATACCCTGCCCGAAGGCCTGATTCTCGGCTACAGCGCCTGGGCACCCGACGGGTCCCGTGTGGCGCTGGGCGTCGTCGGCAGCGAGGGCTGGCGGCTCTGGATCCTTGAATGTGACACGGGAAAGTTGGTGTCCCTGCAGGAACCGCGCCTGAATGCCTGCTTCGGTACTCCCTTCCACTGGATGCCCGACAGCCGCGGTCTGGCGATGCGCACCGTGATCCCCGGCAGCGACTCCGTGCCGCCGCCACTTCCATTGGCGCCGCGTGTCGAGGAGAACACGGGCCAGAAAGCCCCCGCCCGCACCTGGCAGGACCTGCTGGAAACGGCCGAGGACGACGCGCTGTTCTCACGACTCTGCCGCTCGCGCGTGGCTCTGCTGGAATGGGATGACACGGGCCGCAGCTCGCTGCGCGAACTGCGCGAGCTGGAAGGAGTCTTCACCGACCTGACACCTTCTCCCGATGGACGGATGCTGCTCGTCGAGGAACTGCGTGAACCCTGGAGTCGTCTGCTGCCCTGGTATCGCTTCCCGACCCGGATTTCGGTGCATGATCTGCAGGGAAAGCTGCTGTACACGGTCGTCGATCGCCCGCTGGCCGACCGGATTCCCATCACGCGCGGCTCCTGCGTCACGGGTCCACGCGATGTGAGCTGGCGCGCCGACAGCGATGCCAGTCTGGTCTGGTTCGAAACACTGGATGGCGGTGATCCGGGCCAGGCGGCGACACCCCGTGATCAGGCATTCATGCAGGCGGCTCCGTTCAAGGACTCGCCCGTGCTGTTGCACACCAGCGAGCTGAGACTGAGTTCCATTCAGTGGGCTCACGACGACCTGGCCCTGGTCTGGAGCTGGTGGTGGCCCACGCGCACCCTGCGTTGCGAGCGCATCGCCCCGGCCAAGCCTGACACACGCGCGGCCCTGGTGAGCGAACGCAACTGGCAGGACCGCTATTCCGATCCGGGTCGTCCGATCTCGCGCATCGATTCCAGAGGTCAGAGCGTGCTGCAGCTGGATGCCAGCGGGGATTCGCTGTACTACACGGGCAGCGGAGCATCGGCCGAGGGCGAGCATCCCTTCCTGGATGCTGTGGCCATCGCGGACGGCGGCAGCCGTCGCCTGTTCCAGAGCGCACCCGGTGGGTACGATTCCGTCGTGGACTATGAACCGGACACGGGGCGTCTGCTGCTCAGTCGCGAGGACCGACGCACTCCGTCCAATCTGTGGACCCGCGACCTGATCACCGGTGCCGAACACCAGTTGACCAGGGCCCCGAACCCACACCCCTGGCTGAACGAGGCCAGCAGTGAGGTGATCCATTACACGCGCGCCGATGGTGTGGCCCTGCACGGCACACTCTGGCTGCCTCCGGGCTGGACCCCCGATCAAGGCCCCTTGCCGACCCTGCTCTGGGCCTACCCTGGCGAGTTCCGCAGCGCCGACGCCGCCGGTCAGGTCAGCGGTTCCGGTGACCGTTTCGAACGCCTGAGCTGGGCTTCCGCCGTGATCTGGCTGCTCAAGGGCTACGCCGTGCTGGACGACCCGGCCATGCCGATCATCGGCGAAGATGACGAGAGCCCCAACGATACTTTCGTGAGCCAGCTGGTGGCCGATGCCCAGGCTGCGGTGGACGCACTCGTTGCACGCGGTGTCTGCGACCCGGCCCGCGTGGCCGTGGGTGGGCACAGTTACGGTGCCTTCATGACGGCCAACCTGCTGGCGCACAGCCGGATCTTCGCGGCGGGGCTTGCGCGCAGCGGAGCCTACAACCGCACCCTGACCCCCTTCGGCTTCCAGTCGGAAGACCGCAATTTCTGGGAGGCGCCCGAGGTCTACATGGCGATGTCGCCGTTGGCACACGCCGACACCATCCTCGACCCCCTGCTGCTGGTGCACGGCGAACGGGACAGCAATCCGGGCACCCATCTGCTGCAGAGCGAGCGCATGTTCGAAGCGATCAAGGGGCTGGGTGGCACGGCGCGCCTCTGCGTGCTGCCCTGGGAAAGCCACAGCTACCGGGCGCGCGAAAACATTCTGCACCTGCTCTGGGAAACGGAGACCTGGCTGGATCGCCATGTGACCCGGGCCCCGGAGCCGGTGGAGGACACGTCCGGAAAGTGA
- a CDS encoding tetratricopeptide repeat protein, translating to MTRFRRVRPWLALVALWMLASGCASRREVEGMLSDVQQMRSALDRIEQSQAAQDSLLLDRTEFINGRITEGETFQRRNKADQMESLGEMRQLMASLSVSLQEGQQFSRSLSHRLEELTVLLAQSGVKQMRDSLVNADPEWLYNQATLDLYRGFPELSRLGLREYLHRFPKGPRVEYAHYWLAETWLSEQNPDSALVALDAFLGDYPNSSKRPAAQVRKALLVASLGDGATAERLLEEVLQRWPQSAEARIARQRLEEGNLYQVVPDSLKAPQDPVEKKGLIRETDSKSKGRKAR from the coding sequence ATGACACGATTCCGCAGGGTCCGCCCATGGCTGGCTCTCGTTGCCCTCTGGATGCTGGCCAGCGGCTGCGCCTCACGGCGCGAAGTGGAGGGCATGCTCTCCGATGTGCAGCAGATGCGTTCGGCACTGGATCGCATCGAACAGTCTCAGGCGGCGCAGGACAGTCTTCTGCTGGACCGTACTGAGTTCATCAATGGACGGATCACCGAAGGCGAGACCTTCCAGCGGCGCAACAAGGCCGACCAGATGGAAAGTCTGGGCGAGATGCGCCAATTGATGGCCAGTCTGTCCGTGAGCCTCCAGGAAGGCCAGCAGTTCAGCCGCAGTCTCAGCCACCGTCTCGAGGAACTGACCGTGCTGCTGGCCCAGAGCGGCGTGAAACAGATGCGTGACAGCCTGGTGAATGCCGACCCGGAGTGGCTGTACAACCAGGCCACACTCGATCTCTACCGTGGCTTCCCCGAGTTGTCACGTCTGGGCCTGCGCGAGTACCTGCACCGTTTCCCCAAGGGGCCGCGCGTGGAGTACGCCCACTACTGGCTTGCCGAAACCTGGCTCAGCGAGCAGAATCCTGATTCGGCCCTGGTGGCGCTGGATGCTTTCCTGGGGGACTATCCCAACAGCAGCAAGCGCCCGGCTGCCCAGGTGCGCAAGGCCCTGCTGGTCGCCTCCCTCGGGGATGGCGCCACGGCCGAGAGACTGCTGGAGGAGGTGCTGCAGCGCTGGCCCCAGAGTGCGGAAGCCCGCATTGCGCGCCAGCGGCTGGAGGAAGGAAACCTGTATCAGGTGGTGCCCGACTCGCTGAAGGCCCCGCAGGATCCGGTGGAGAAGAAGGGGCTGATCCGCGAAACGGACAGCAAGTCCAAAGGCAGGAAAGCACGCTGA
- a CDS encoding T9SS type A sorting domain-containing protein, producing the protein MNQLKTFGSGLMLLSLLLSLSTPATARSVQSPLYKWQTGQTRARMDAGVVPVTRQQAPAAIVVHKSNGDSRIIDAPTDPNYYPVCSIEFTNPTIHPFCGFSQTNPFFIPTCQVTDPTWLPQCGVPTDPQFFQDCQTNPAFDPFCEDLTNPNIHPMCATNPQYDPLCVPTDPTHDPLCVPTDPSWDSSCIPADALDVPGTFELGQNYPNPFNPVTRIDFTLSETSMVTLAVFDLSGAHVSTLVHGMTGSGQHSVELDASRLASGVYVYTLQANDRTLSRKMVLLK; encoded by the coding sequence ATGAACCAGTTGAAAACCTTCGGATCCGGCCTGATGCTGCTGAGCCTGCTGCTTTCCCTGAGCACCCCGGCCACCGCGCGGAGCGTGCAGTCACCCTTGTACAAGTGGCAGACGGGGCAGACACGGGCGCGCATGGATGCGGGCGTGGTCCCCGTGACACGCCAGCAGGCTCCAGCCGCGATCGTGGTGCACAAGAGCAATGGGGATTCGCGCATCATCGATGCACCCACGGATCCCAACTACTACCCCGTGTGCTCCATCGAGTTCACCAATCCGACGATCCATCCGTTCTGCGGATTCAGCCAGACCAATCCATTCTTCATCCCGACCTGCCAGGTGACCGACCCGACGTGGTTGCCCCAGTGCGGCGTACCCACCGATCCACAGTTCTTCCAGGACTGCCAGACCAATCCGGCTTTCGATCCTTTCTGCGAGGATCTGACCAACCCCAACATCCATCCGATGTGTGCCACCAATCCGCAGTACGACCCACTCTGCGTGCCAACGGATCCAACGCACGACCCACTGTGCGTTCCCACCGATCCCAGCTGGGACTCCAGCTGCATTCCTGCCGACGCGCTGGACGTGCCGGGGACCTTCGAACTGGGTCAGAACTATCCCAATCCCTTCAATCCGGTCACCCGCATCGACTTCACGCTGAGCGAGACCAGCATGGTGACACTTGCCGTGTTCGATCTGTCCGGTGCCCATGTCAGCACCCTGGTGCATGGCATGACCGGCAGCGGGCAGCATTCCGTCGAACTGGATGCCAGCCGACTGGCCAGTGGGGTGTACGTCTACACACTCCAGGCCAACGACCGCACCCTGAGTCGCAAGATGGTGCTGCTCAAGTAA
- a CDS encoding DUF2723 domain-containing protein gives MNSFETRHRLAALLIFLTALVLYLSTMAPTTSFWDCGEFITASYTLSVPHPPGAPFYLLLGRLFSMLPFPADIGARVNLISPVASALTVMLLYLSVIHLLAYWKTRTEMGLNEIFGAATGALVFMASDSFWFNAVEAEVYAISMLFTALVVWLAFVWHDRVSSGRGDGSRMLLLVFYIIGLAIGVHLLNVLALPMVFMVIYFHNRPKDELHMRLFWLGLCTLSILPVYPGVVLYFPRLVAAYGAGAIPAVLLALAFVFWVGQHWRQRWLSLSSAAILLMLLGYLSYVLILVRSGLNPPLDENDPQTIQGLIAYLSREQYGSQSITDQLLNRAAPFWSYQIQHMYNRYLGWNFLGQAADGSVNIFRYLALPALLAIWGMATHWMRDRHRAITISALFFLTGYAIVIYLNQTDPQPRERDYSYVGSFFAIALWVGIGAADVLERLREWLRKPGAGLAAGVLMLLVVPGLMTARGYHEHDRTGNYVAWDYAWNALNMLEPDAILFTNGDNDTFPLWYLQEVEGIRRDVRVVNLSLLNTGWYIRQLRDIEPKVPLSPEFTDEFITSRIDGGGREAIFWRYWGPSVWVDNTGKPLPRELWYRVPMSLENGERFSVRLEPSIRLEVGDGFDGPNFIRVQDRMILEILRAANWKRPVYMAITVPSYNFAGTYPLYRMDGLAFKMLGEVGPHDSDPAILEATLAKFETHFRGLNDPDVFFDSQIERLVQNYRSTYLELARAYEGTNDVERILATVDRMEKFMPPSVIPVAVGEHRRTIEMYKSLRRIDPVPTEQP, from the coding sequence ATGAACTCATTCGAAACCCGACACCGGCTGGCGGCCCTGCTGATCTTCCTGACTGCCCTGGTACTCTATCTGAGCACCATGGCGCCCACCACCAGTTTCTGGGATTGCGGGGAATTCATCACCGCCAGCTACACGCTGTCCGTGCCGCATCCACCTGGAGCGCCCTTCTATCTGCTGCTGGGGCGCCTCTTCAGCATGCTGCCCTTTCCGGCGGACATCGGCGCCCGGGTGAACCTGATCAGTCCGGTGGCCAGTGCGCTGACCGTGATGCTGCTCTATCTGAGCGTGATCCATCTGCTGGCCTACTGGAAGACGCGCACCGAGATGGGGCTGAACGAAATCTTCGGCGCGGCCACCGGTGCGCTGGTGTTCATGGCCAGCGACAGTTTCTGGTTCAATGCCGTGGAGGCCGAGGTCTACGCCATTTCCATGCTCTTCACGGCTCTGGTGGTCTGGTTGGCCTTCGTCTGGCACGACCGGGTCAGCAGCGGTCGCGGCGATGGCTCGCGCATGCTGCTGCTGGTGTTCTACATCATCGGTCTGGCGATCGGCGTGCATCTGCTGAACGTGCTGGCGCTGCCGATGGTCTTCATGGTGATCTATTTTCACAACCGGCCCAAGGACGAGCTGCACATGCGCCTGTTCTGGCTGGGGCTGTGCACGCTGTCGATCCTGCCGGTCTATCCCGGTGTCGTGCTCTATTTTCCACGGCTTGTGGCCGCCTACGGTGCGGGCGCGATTCCCGCGGTGCTGCTTGCCCTGGCGTTCGTGTTCTGGGTTGGCCAGCACTGGCGTCAGCGCTGGCTGAGCCTGAGCAGTGCCGCCATTCTGCTGATGCTGCTGGGCTATCTGTCCTACGTGCTGATTCTGGTGCGCAGCGGGCTGAATCCGCCTCTGGACGAGAACGATCCCCAGACCATCCAGGGCCTCATCGCCTACCTCAGCCGCGAGCAGTATGGCAGCCAGAGCATCACCGACCAGCTGCTCAACCGTGCGGCACCGTTCTGGAGCTACCAGATCCAGCACATGTACAACCGATATCTGGGCTGGAACTTCCTGGGCCAGGCCGCCGATGGCAGCGTGAACATCTTCCGTTACCTGGCGCTGCCGGCGCTGCTGGCGATCTGGGGCATGGCCACTCACTGGATGCGGGACCGCCACCGTGCGATCACGATTTCGGCCCTGTTCTTCCTGACCGGTTACGCAATCGTGATCTACCTGAATCAGACCGATCCCCAGCCGCGCGAGCGGGACTACTCCTACGTGGGCAGTTTCTTCGCGATCGCCCTCTGGGTGGGCATCGGAGCCGCCGATGTACTGGAACGCCTGCGCGAATGGCTGCGCAAGCCCGGCGCGGGTCTGGCTGCCGGTGTTCTGATGCTGCTGGTGGTCCCGGGACTGATGACCGCACGCGGGTATCACGAACACGACCGCACGGGCAACTACGTGGCCTGGGACTATGCCTGGAACGCACTGAACATGCTGGAACCCGACGCGATCCTGTTCACCAACGGGGACAATGACACCTTCCCGCTCTGGTATCTCCAGGAAGTGGAAGGCATCCGCCGCGATGTGCGCGTGGTGAACCTGAGCCTGCTCAACACGGGCTGGTATATCCGCCAGTTGCGAGACATCGAACCGAAGGTGCCGCTGTCACCGGAATTCACCGACGAATTCATCACCTCGCGCATCGACGGCGGAGGACGCGAAGCCATCTTCTGGCGTTACTGGGGGCCGTCGGTCTGGGTGGACAACACGGGCAAGCCGCTGCCCCGGGAACTGTGGTACAGGGTGCCGATGAGCCTGGAGAACGGCGAGCGCTTCAGCGTGCGCCTGGAACCCAGCATCCGACTGGAAGTGGGCGACGGGTTCGATGGCCCCAATTTCATCCGTGTCCAGGACCGGATGATCCTCGAGATCCTGCGCGCGGCCAACTGGAAGCGCCCGGTGTACATGGCGATCACGGTGCCCAGCTACAACTTCGCCGGCACCTACCCGTTGTACCGCATGGACGGGCTGGCATTCAAGATGCTGGGGGAAGTCGGCCCGCACGACTCCGACCCCGCGATCCTCGAAGCCACCCTGGCCAAGTTCGAGACACACTTCCGTGGCCTGAACGATCCGGATGTGTTCTTCGATTCCCAGATCGAGCGCCTGGTGCAGAACTATCGCAGTACCTACCTCGAGCTGGCCCGGGCCTACGAAGGCACCAACGATGTGGAACGCATCCTGGCGACCGTGGATCGCATGGAGAAATTCATGCCGCCCTCGGTGATTCCCGTGGCCGTGGGCGAACACCGACGCACGATCGAGATGTACAAGAGTCTGCGACGAATCGATCCGGTTCCAACCGAGCAACCCTGA
- a CDS encoding heavy-metal-associated domain-containing protein: protein MKRMMTHSALLLLAACLLTSCGKSSEKADMGAAVVQAARLDTLVLAVNGMTCDGCVQTVSMALKKVPAVQSVVVSLDQETATVVVADAPADERDLLAAAITNAGYTVPTADVAPVEGDGSSE, encoded by the coding sequence ATGAAGAGGATGATGACCCATTCCGCACTGCTGTTGCTGGCCGCATGCCTGCTGACCAGCTGCGGCAAGAGTTCCGAGAAAGCAGACATGGGTGCGGCAGTGGTCCAGGCGGCCAGGCTGGACACGCTCGTGCTTGCCGTGAACGGCATGACCTGCGATGGCTGTGTCCAGACGGTCAGCATGGCCCTGAAGAAGGTGCCCGCCGTGCAGTCGGTGGTGGTCAGTCTGGATCAGGAAACGGCGACCGTGGTGGTGGCCGATGCCCCCGCCGACGAACGGGACCTGCTGGCGGCCGCGATCACCAATGCTGGCTACACCGTACCCACGGCGGACGTAGCGCCCGTGGAAGGCGACGGCAGCTCGGAATGA
- a CDS encoding histidine triad nucleotide-binding protein, with product MAGTIFSRIIAGEIPADIVYQDERVTAFRDIQPQAPTHILVIPNREIATADDVSDADEALLGHLFVVASRIAREQGIAKDGYRLIVNCRDHGGQEVFHLHMHLLGGRPLGPMLAR from the coding sequence ATGGCCGGCACGATCTTTTCGCGCATCATCGCGGGCGAGATTCCCGCGGACATCGTCTATCAGGATGAGCGGGTGACCGCCTTCCGTGACATCCAGCCCCAGGCGCCGACCCATATCCTGGTGATTCCCAACCGCGAGATCGCCACCGCCGATGATGTGAGCGACGCGGACGAGGCCCTGCTGGGACACCTCTTCGTGGTGGCCAGCCGCATTGCCCGGGAACAGGGCATTGCCAAGGACGGGTATCGTCTGATCGTCAATTGCCGCGACCACGGCGGGCAGGAAGTGTTTCACCTGCACATGCACCTGCTGGGCGGACGTCCGCTGGGCCCCATGCTGGCCCGCTGA
- a CDS encoding PD40 domain-containing protein: protein MSRREMGQWLALLVLLLLGSAPLALHAQDGLPDEIPEVAIEIQASQYFRPALQFAWNDTSAAFVPFRDRLRLGLELSGSLLILGEDALDTLSGKGSSTPEARWGSITVLHPDKPRVNGEELGIKVGLRDRQDRKDFAHWTMNWTPERADAAADSLVDAILYLLTGRTSLVDSRIIMARRGREGDNIFLCDHYGSGLRPLTFTPSPKFSPRLSPDGRWLVYGVVRDPGGADLFIQQIDNQLNPVGSPEPLLTGPESDSSPAWSPDGRWLACASTRNGNTDLYLLPMENGRINGSERRITFDSAIDTSPSWSPDGRYLVFCSDRSGGLQIYRISVDGLETERLSWFGYANDCPDWSPDGDWITFVTRERKGFQLAMMRTDGSEAMKLTDEPGNHFNPVWSPDGTQIAYSWNGVAWITFADGSGRRRLCAGNGASPDWSTGPRTREGQR from the coding sequence ATGAGTCGTCGGGAAATGGGACAGTGGCTGGCTTTGCTGGTCCTCTTGCTGTTGGGGTCGGCTCCTCTGGCCCTGCATGCCCAGGACGGATTGCCCGACGAGATTCCCGAAGTGGCCATCGAGATCCAGGCCAGTCAGTACTTCCGCCCGGCCCTCCAGTTCGCCTGGAATGACACCAGCGCGGCCTTCGTGCCCTTCCGTGATCGCCTGCGGCTGGGGCTGGAACTCTCGGGCAGCCTGCTGATCCTTGGCGAAGACGCGCTGGACACGCTCAGCGGCAAGGGCAGCTCGACCCCCGAAGCCCGTTGGGGCAGCATCACCGTGCTGCACCCGGACAAGCCCCGCGTGAACGGGGAAGAGCTGGGCATCAAGGTGGGTCTGCGTGATCGTCAGGACCGCAAGGACTTCGCCCACTGGACCATGAACTGGACCCCCGAGCGTGCGGATGCCGCCGCCGACAGCCTGGTGGACGCGATCCTGTATCTGTTGACGGGACGGACATCGCTGGTGGACAGCCGCATCATCATGGCCCGGCGCGGACGCGAGGGCGACAACATCTTCCTGTGTGACCACTACGGAAGCGGACTGCGGCCACTGACATTCACTCCCAGCCCCAAGTTCAGCCCGCGTCTCTCACCCGATGGCCGCTGGCTGGTCTATGGAGTCGTGCGTGATCCAGGAGGCGCGGACCTGTTCATCCAGCAGATCGACAACCAGCTGAATCCGGTTGGCTCTCCCGAACCGCTGCTCACGGGGCCCGAGTCGGATTCGTCGCCGGCCTGGTCTCCCGATGGACGCTGGCTGGCCTGTGCGTCCACGCGCAATGGCAACACGGATCTCTATCTGCTGCCAATGGAAAACGGCCGGATCAACGGCAGCGAGCGCCGGATCACATTCGACAGCGCCATTGACACCTCGCCCTCCTGGTCACCCGATGGGCGCTATCTGGTCTTCTGCAGTGATCGCAGCGGCGGCCTGCAGATCTACCGGATTTCCGTGGACGGACTGGAGACCGAACGCCTGAGCTGGTTCGGTTATGCCAATGACTGTCCCGACTGGTCGCCCGATGGCGACTGGATCACGTTCGTGACCCGCGAACGCAAGGGATTCCAGCTGGCGATGATGCGCACCGACGGCAGCGAAGCAATGAAACTGACCGACGAACCGGGCAACCATTTCAATCCGGTGTGGAGCCCCGACGGCACCCAGATCGCCTACAGCTGGAATGGAGTGGCCTGGATCACCTTCGCCGATGGCAGCGGCCGTCGCCGGCTGTGTGCGGGCAATGGCGCCAGCCCCGACTGGAGCACGGGACCACGCACGCGAGAAGGTCAACGATGA
- a CDS encoding cation transporter gives MNTDHLEHGLRVTMVGLLGNTMLAVIKVASGILGNSAALVADGVESTADVFSSIVTYTGLKVASRPPDQNHPWGHGKADSLAGMIGGLSLLLAGLGVAWSGIERLLEPRGLPEPFTLAVLLGVVILKEFLYQRSMRASKRLGSTALASDAWHHRSDALTSLVALFGIALSLTAGERFANADAWACLLASLMIVYNGARMLRMALSEIMDEQVPENTVENIRVVIGRVQGVHAVEKCLVRKSGMQLLVDVHIEVDGEMSVREGHTLAHKVRDALRGAGLSILDALVHVEPVEPVAHAQVDFPRSNAPTASGKERLP, from the coding sequence ATGAACACCGATCACCTTGAACACGGGCTGCGAGTGACCATGGTGGGCCTGTTGGGCAACACCATGCTGGCCGTGATCAAGGTGGCGTCGGGAATCCTGGGCAATTCAGCCGCGCTGGTGGCCGACGGAGTGGAATCCACGGCCGACGTGTTCAGTTCCATCGTGACCTACACGGGGCTGAAGGTGGCCTCGCGGCCCCCTGACCAGAACCATCCCTGGGGACACGGCAAGGCCGATTCGCTGGCCGGAATGATTGGCGGACTCAGCCTGCTGCTGGCCGGGCTGGGAGTCGCCTGGAGCGGAATCGAGCGTCTGCTGGAACCCCGGGGGCTCCCCGAGCCTTTCACCCTGGCCGTGCTGCTGGGCGTGGTGATCCTGAAGGAATTCCTCTATCAGCGATCCATGCGGGCCAGCAAGCGTCTGGGTTCCACCGCCCTGGCCTCGGACGCCTGGCATCACCGGAGCGATGCGCTGACGTCGCTGGTGGCGCTGTTCGGCATCGCGCTCAGCCTGACCGCAGGCGAGCGATTCGCCAATGCGGATGCCTGGGCCTGCCTGCTGGCCTCACTGATGATCGTCTACAACGGTGCCCGCATGCTGCGCATGGCTCTGAGCGAGATCATGGACGAACAGGTGCCGGAGAACACCGTCGAGAACATCCGAGTGGTGATCGGCCGCGTGCAAGGCGTGCATGCGGTCGAGAAATGCCTGGTACGCAAGAGCGGCATGCAGTTGCTGGTGGATGTGCACATCGAGGTGGACGGGGAGATGAGCGTGCGCGAAGGGCACACGCTGGCGCACAAGGTGCGCGATGCCCTGCGTGGTGCCGGCCTGTCGATTCTCGATGCCCTGGTGCACGTCGAACCGGTCGAGCCGGTCGCACACGCCCAGGTGGATTTTCCGCGCAGCAATGCGCCGACCGCAAGTGGAAAGGAACGTTTGCCATGA